A genomic stretch from Leptotrichia sp. HSP-536 includes:
- the rpsL gene encoding 30S ribosomal protein S12, whose amino-acid sequence MPTINQLVRFGRSTTEKKKKSPALKGNPQKRGVCVRVYTTTPKKPNSALRKVARVKLVNGIEVTAYIPGIGHNLQEHSIVLLRGGRTKDLPGVRYKIIRGALDTAGVVNRKQGRSRYGAKKG is encoded by the coding sequence ATGCCTACTATTAATCAATTAGTAAGATTTGGTAGAAGTACAACTGAGAAAAAGAAAAAATCACCTGCATTAAAAGGTAATCCACAAAAAAGAGGGGTTTGTGTAAGAGTATATACAACTACACCTAAAAAACCTAACTCAGCCTTAAGAAAGGTAGCAAGGGTTAAATTAGTAAATGGAATCGAAGTTACTGCTTATATTCCAGGAATCGGACACAACTTGCAAGAGCACAGTATCGTTCTTTTAAGAGGAGGAAGAACAAAAGATTTGCCAGGGGTTAGATATAAAATAATCAGAGGAGCATTAGATACAGCAGGAGTTGTAAACAGAAAACAAGGTAGATCAAGATACGGAGCGAAAAAAGGGTAA
- the rpsG gene encoding 30S ribosomal protein S7, with the protein MSRRRRAERRDVLPDSQFNDKVVTKFINGLMKDGKKSLAEHIFYSALQQITEETQEEGIEVFRRAMENVRPQLEVRSRRIGGATYQVPVEVRKERQQTLAIRWLVRYTRERKEYGMIAKLKKELIAAANNEGGSIKKKEDTYKMAEANRAFAHYKW; encoded by the coding sequence GTGTCAAGAAGAAGAAGAGCGGAAAGAAGAGATGTATTACCAGATTCTCAATTTAACGATAAAGTAGTAACTAAATTCATTAATGGATTAATGAAAGATGGAAAAAAATCATTAGCTGAACATATTTTTTATTCAGCATTGCAACAAATAACTGAAGAAACTCAAGAAGAAGGAATTGAAGTATTCAGAAGAGCAATGGAAAATGTAAGACCTCAATTAGAAGTAAGATCTAGAAGAATCGGAGGGGCAACTTACCAAGTACCAGTTGAAGTAAGAAAAGAAAGACAGCAAACTCTAGCAATCAGATGGCTAGTTAGATATACAAGAGAAAGAAAAGAATACGGAATGATTGCTAAACTTAAAAAAGAATTAATTGCAGCTGCCAACAACGAAGGTGGATCAATTAAGAAAAAAGAAGATACATATAAAATGGCTGAAGCAAATAGAGCGTTCGCACATTACAAATGGTAA
- the fusA gene encoding elongation factor G, protein MARKVALKDTRNIGIMAHIDAGKTTTTERILFYTGVNHKIGEVHEGAATMDYMEQEQERGITITSAATTAFWNGHRINIIDTPGHVDFTVEVERSLRVLDGSVAVFSAVDGVQPQSETVWRQADKYNVPRMAFLNKMDRIGADFNMCVNDIKEKLGGNGVPVQLPIGAEDNFEGIIDLVTMKEYLFKDETMGADYEVTDIRAELLDDAQEAREHMIESVVETDEELMEKYFGGEEITEEEIKKALRAATIEGTVVPVLCGTAFKNKGIQPLLDAVVAYMPSPLDINGGKINGTDPKTEEPIQREMGDDAPFSALAFKIITDPFVGRLSFFRVYSGVLEKGSYVLNSTKGKKERMGRLLQMHANKREELDVVYSGDIAAAVGLKDTTTGDTLCAENAPIILEKMEFPDTVIQIAVEPKTKADQEKMGTALAKLAEEDPTFKVSTNQETGQTLISGMGELHLEIIVDRMKREFKVEANVGKPQVAYRETINGSTDVEEKYAKQSGGRGQYGHVKMKVEANHGKGYEFVNQITGGAIPREYIPAVDKGIQEALEAGVVAGYPVQDIKVTLYDGSYHEVDSSEMAFKIAGSMAVKKGLRAANPVLLEPIFKVEVTTPEEYMGDVIGDLNSRRGQVSGMTDRNNAKIINAEVPLSQMFGYATDLRSKTQGRASYSMEFEKYVEVPKNIAQQVIDERQGK, encoded by the coding sequence ATGGCAAGAAAAGTTGCTTTAAAAGATACTAGAAACATTGGTATCATGGCACATATAGACGCCGGAAAAACAACTACGACTGAAAGAATTCTGTTTTATACAGGAGTAAACCATAAAATCGGAGAAGTTCATGAAGGAGCTGCTACGATGGATTATATGGAACAAGAACAAGAAAGAGGAATCACAATTACATCAGCTGCAACAACAGCATTTTGGAATGGACATAGAATTAATATAATAGATACACCAGGCCACGTTGACTTTACAGTTGAAGTAGAAAGATCATTAAGAGTATTAGACGGATCTGTTGCAGTATTCTCAGCAGTTGACGGAGTTCAGCCGCAATCAGAAACTGTTTGGAGACAAGCAGATAAATATAACGTACCAAGAATGGCATTTTTAAATAAAATGGATAGAATCGGAGCAGACTTTAACATGTGTGTAAACGACATTAAAGAGAAACTGGGTGGAAACGGAGTGCCGGTTCAATTGCCAATTGGTGCAGAAGATAATTTTGAAGGAATTATCGACTTAGTAACAATGAAAGAATATTTGTTTAAAGATGAAACTATGGGAGCAGATTATGAAGTAACTGATATTAGAGCAGAATTGTTAGACGATGCTCAGGAAGCAAGAGAACACATGATCGAATCTGTAGTTGAAACTGATGAAGAATTAATGGAAAAATACTTTGGTGGAGAAGAAATCACTGAAGAAGAAATCAAAAAAGCATTAAGAGCTGCTACAATCGAAGGAACTGTTGTACCTGTATTATGTGGAACAGCGTTCAAAAACAAAGGAATTCAACCATTACTTGATGCAGTAGTTGCCTACATGCCATCACCATTAGATATTAACGGTGGAAAAATCAATGGAACTGATCCTAAAACTGAAGAACCAATCCAAAGAGAAATGGGAGATGATGCACCATTCTCAGCACTAGCGTTCAAAATCATTACAGATCCATTTGTTGGAAGATTATCATTCTTTAGAGTTTATTCAGGAGTATTGGAAAAAGGATCTTATGTATTAAACTCTACCAAAGGTAAAAAAGAAAGAATGGGAAGATTGCTTCAAATGCACGCTAACAAAAGAGAAGAACTTGATGTAGTTTACTCTGGAGATATAGCTGCGGCAGTTGGACTAAAAGATACTACAACAGGAGATACATTGTGTGCTGAAAATGCTCCAATTATCCTAGAAAAAATGGAATTCCCAGATACAGTTATCCAAATCGCAGTAGAGCCAAAAACTAAAGCCGATCAGGAAAAAATGGGAACAGCTCTTGCAAAACTTGCAGAAGAAGATCCTACATTTAAAGTGTCAACTAACCAAGAAACTGGACAAACATTGATTTCAGGAATGGGAGAATTGCACTTGGAAATCATTGTAGATAGAATGAAACGTGAATTTAAAGTAGAAGCAAATGTTGGTAAACCACAAGTTGCCTACAGAGAAACAATTAATGGTTCAACAGATGTTGAAGAAAAATATGCAAAACAATCTGGAGGACGTGGACAATACGGACATGTTAAGATGAAAGTTGAAGCTAATCACGGAAAAGGATACGAATTTGTTAACCAAATTACTGGAGGAGCTATTCCAAGAGAATATATTCCAGCAGTAGATAAAGGAATCCAAGAAGCATTAGAAGCAGGAGTTGTAGCTGGATACCCTGTTCAAGATATAAAAGTTACATTGTATGATGGATCTTACCATGAAGTCGATTCATCAGAAATGGCATTTAAAATAGCAGGTTCAATGGCAGTTAAAAAAGGACTTAGAGCCGCTAATCCAGTATTACTGGAACCAATCTTCAAAGTAGAAGTAACTACTCCAGAAGAATACATGGGAGACGTAATTGGAGACTTAAATTCAAGACGTGGACAAGTTTCAGGAATGACTGACAGAAACAATGCAAAAATTATTAATGCAGAAGTACCTTTATCACAAATGTTCGGTTACGCAACTGATCTAAGATCAAAAACACAAGGAAGAGCATCTTACTCAATGGAATTTGAAAAATATGTAGAAGTTCCAAAAAATATTGCTCAACAAGTAATTGATGAAAGACAAGGAAAATAA